tgggatgggggggggggggaggtcagggtgTGCATTTCACTGACACGCATGCACATAGGCTCAATCGTGTGGACTGAAATCTGATACGGAGCGTGTATGGCCATATCAATTCTTATTTGTACACAATCCCAGTTTAGATCTGCAATTTCATTTCGCACATACAAAGTTccttgtggtggtagttgtagcagTTATAGTATCATATTTAATGTTATCTTTATTGTTCTGAAAAACaaccctgtttttctttcttttttcctttcttttttttttaacgagtgtTCGACATGACATTCATTTTcgtaaatacaaaaaaatgttcatgtggtctttttttttagttcaatTATTtcttgatctatttatttatttatctatctatttatttcatcattgttattattcaaATTTCGGTTGTTTTTCTACTCATTTGGCACTTCACAAGgaaaataacttttttctttttgttcttcgtgATCTTCCCGATTCATCTTTTCTATCGTTGGCAAGGACAAGATGGCGGGCAACGTGAGGTCGGAGGACGTTTTGGGACAAAAATGGGATCGATGCGTCTCAGATACGATGATAAAGTTTGGTATGCCCATTTGAAAGTGTTATTTACATCTCGTAGAAGTTATTGACAAATAATGTAAACATGGAGTTCAATCAGTTTTGGAAATAAGAGTGTGGAAAGAAATACCGGTTTCCTTCAACTTTCAGTTTTGTCGGGGTTATTTATAAAATTAATTTCATCATGTTATTAACTTACTGCATTATTTGCTATGTTTAAAACGCTCACAAACATTGTTAGGATAATCTCATTGTGTGATAGATTTATCATTCGGGCTTACCTGAGAAGCATCAGCATGGACATTGCTAATTTACGAGCGCAAGTGCACATTGCAAAGTAGGAATGCAGATTCAGTGGtcatgtgaatgtgtgggtgacATTTTGACTGACACAAAAGAAAATTATAACTTCCATATGCCTTACATGAGCAGGGAATACATTCAGgagagtgtgcttgtgtgcacgcTCATGGATGAGTCATGCTTGTGTGTTCACAAAATTGTCAGCAGCAAACACCTTGTGCCTAACTAGTAAATGCCCCTGAAATGATCTCCTGGTATCCTAACAAATGTACACTTTTGACTTACAAGAAGGAATTCTGACAGTTCTCGACTATATGTGACGACTTTAGACTTTAGAATAGAAATAGTATCCCACAGTGTCTGACAGTACTGGTAATTCTCATACTTTGATATAACATGAAATGATATGCAAATTAAGAAATGACAAATAGCTTTGAGGACTCAAAAACTAGTAAATTCCAATTgttaattttaaaaagaaaaaagtatccaAAATGCAGGATGCACAGTTTGATTTATCTTACCTTAACTTTAAGCTTGTTGTtttgtccttggggaaagacatTCTCTAATTTTCTTCATGTCACCCAGGtgtgagtttcagtttgaagTGTCAAAACATGTGGAGTGAGCCATGATAGTGAcatacactataccacatctgctttcaTTCAAGGGTAAAACGCCagaaaggattgggccccgccttcttatGTCaaacccttgacacagtggatataagtCCACCATCCCGATGACTGTTGAACTTAAGGCTTTGAGACCTTTAACCTGGAGGCAACTGATTAATGAtagaaataattattataattataaaaaatataatgaacaaTACCAAATACTGATATTATTTGCTTTGAAAATTGGATTGATGAAAGGAAGGTGATGAGATGTATTAAAAGTGGTAATGAATTTGTTTTGACTTGTAATTTCATCAAATAAATTATGATGAAAAGCTGATTGTTATTTCTGTCAGCTGatggtttgttgttctgtttcagCTAGCGGCTTGGGGCTGGGCATCGTTTTCTCAGTTGTCTTTTTtcgaagtgagtgtgtgttttaattcAGTACATTCATTATGatcatgtacatgtgtatatgatatatatgtacacagtATTCTGTGCAAATGTATACTGATTCAGTCAGTGCTACAGAGCATGTAAAATAAGATGCTATTTAACTTATTGTATACACTTAAAATGCTCACTATGATAATGCACTTAATGCTCATTCACTCACTGATTAGTCACTGCCACAATTCATTTAGAGTAAGTTATGTTTACACTTTTTATACTGTTCAGTTTGCTCATGATTATGCATTTGTGTATAATTGTATACATGTAAACATGCATTCTTTTACTGATTCAGTCACTGTCACAAAGCATGGAAAATACTTTGTGTATGTTCATACTTTGAATTATTATGGACTGCATAATCACACACTCAGAGTGGAGGCTTTCATTTAGTATTGATTACACAGGCTCATATTCACACATAACATCACATACATATGTTCTTCCGATTTCTTTTCATGTGTGCATATTTTAATAATCATAATCAAGGAgttaaaaatgaagaagaaatgcTCTGTGGTGAGAAGATATCCTTAACCCCATAACAGCTGAACTTTGGTGCAATGATATTCGTGTGGCATCAAGTTGAAGTGCAGTTTGCCCGCTTTCCAGTAGTGTACTTTTGGTTTTGCTAAAGAAAATAAATGCAATCCAAAGAGGAAGAACTCTAAATAGATCAAGGTGATCTGTAAGCTTTTGACTTAACTCCATGAAGTGACATAACCCTCCACTGACGATCGTACGTGTCAGCAGTAGCGAAGGggttaaagggggaaaaaagttttaaaaattcatttttgtGGTGACAAACTTATGTGAACCCTGTGATGTTTGCCATGTTCTGCAGGACGACCATGGCCCGTGGCGTTTGGAGCAGGCGTGGGACTGGGCATGGGGTATGCCAACTGCCAGCACGACTTCCAGAACCCTTTCCTTCAGCATGGACAGAAAGTGAAGGTCTGGGTCTGTgcaatgttgtttgtgtgtgtgtgtgcatgtgtgtgtgtgtgtgtaaaatctaaAATCACTGCTTTCTTAATTTTGTAACACAGGTAATTATGCAACACACAAGCAGTGTCTGTACAAACattcttaataatgataataatgcagatTCACACTTACTCCTCCCAGACGGGGAGCTTATGGCGTacacaacaaaaagttatatatatataggaatatACATGCATCACGTACATCATGCATGAACAGAATATCATCGGCAGCAGAACATCCGCTTTTTCTGTTCCTTCAGACGGTTTGATGCCTGAAGAGAATGGCACCATAGCCAAGCAGCTAAAGaggttggactttcagtttgatGGTCGCAGGTTTATACCACACATCAGCAACTGATGCATCTAGGGTGAGGAAGATTtgtctgatcttccaggtcacaGTATGTATGCAGACCTTCCAGTGACCCAATCACTTTTTGTAAGTATACGCATTTAGAAGATCACATGTGCACATTGAAGATATAGTATGATCAGTGTTTTTAGCTTATGGAaaaacacagcatgcacaccaccggcCTCTGAAAAGGAGGTGTGCGTGCATTCATGGCAGCTTAAAAACAGTCACCACATAGAAGCCCAGTCAGatttgaatgtgggagttgcagcccacaaatgaaaaagaatggaaggtggtggtggtgttgttttctgtctcaCAGGGTAAGGAGAGGATTGGGGCCCCTGCCCTCCCTGTGCCCAGTGCTAggtacagtggatatgagttctcTGCTCCCCAATGGCTGTAAAAGGCAATAGCAGGaacttttaacatttttttttttttctgttgcaggTTACAGATAACAACTCATCATAGACGTTTGGgaggacagcagagagaaaggAACCAGcccagtggaagggggagaaatgtgatcatcactgtcatcggTGTGAACGATCGCTGCGTGTCGTTCTGTGTGTCTGAAATCGTCGCTTGAGAGCTGGGGAGATAGCCATAGCCCCAAACTTTCTTTCTGTAGATTTGCGTTgcagttagattttttttctttcttttttttagtgttctCCAACCATGTCCGCACGTTGTATATATATTCTGGAAGATGTTGAATTGCAAAACACACAGCGTCATCCAAGGAAAGCGATGATAAAGTGAGAAATGTGAGAAAAAATATAATCCATTGTTGTTCATAGTTTGGTGGTGTTGATTGATTGggcatgtcagtgtgtgactATGGAACATGGGCAAGTTATTTTCTTATCTTTGTTGCCTATAGCACAGCTGACCACATCGAGGCTGAAAGCACTCAAACTTGATCCTGTAGAACCTGAAAAAGCAAGCACAAAAAACCTGGAAAAGTAAATGTGGCACAAGTACAGTCGTATTCATACTCGTAAACCAAAGACGTTGATCATATTCCAAAGGGTTTTAGCAACCTGAACACCAACGGGATGATTGATGATACAGAAATGTTGATGACACAAACCGGCATACAAAATCCAAAAATGCCAGTAGGCATCTCACAAATCCAaggcacaaacaaaaaaattcaaataaaacagaataaaatgaaatgtaaatgtggTAAGAATGTCAAAtgatcaagtccagaaaaaaagaccccccccaaagAATTCAAGGTTTACCAGGAAAAAAATGTAGCTGAATGGATCAGCAAGGCGGGAAATAGGAAAGAAgagaactgaaaaaaaggaaaacaccaGAAACACAGAGCTATAGACATGAAACTTATAGCACCAGGGTTCACAGGTCCCTTCAGGCTTTAAGGGGTTTAAAACAAATTGTACTTAAAGAATGGCATGTCTTTTTAGATCTGTAACAgtttttgaaggggggggggggagacaacaacaaaaacacacaaaatgaacaaacacaacTGCCCacttttgcaacaacaaaaattgtttaATTTTCGGCTTTATGTattactgacaaaaaaaaattatacatagTTTCTCAATTCTATCAGTGAGAACACAAAGCAGCTAAAGGTTCCACCTGAGTTTTTAGGATAATaggtttaaaataaaaaaaggggggggggaacatgaggtaagtatgttatttaaatgtaattgtAGATAGAAAATTTACTATTACATTGAACTTCTGCAGATCTATAATTTATATTGCAATTTCTTTTTAGTCGCAACAAATTTCTCCTTGTGAAATTCTAGCTGTTCTTTCTAGGGAGAGAGTCACGCACTGCAGAGTCAGGGTTTTAGGGTgtgtactgtttgtttgttttaaccttTTTCCCTGTCTGCAAATATATTTGTTTTAGTGCCgttaaagtgggtttttctacagaattttgccagggacaactactatgttgccgtgggttcttttatgtgtgaaCATTTTTTTATGCAAATGCTGTCTTGATGCATCACCTTACTGATAAATAATAACCTGTCACTCATCTCTCATAAGATAATCAATAATCTCAACTTAGCACAAAGCACAGAGAAGCACTAATGAGTAGGTTtttacacacatccatccacacccGCCTTTCATACTCCGTTATTGTAAACATAGTACTTTGGTGACAGGCACAATGGCTGAGTGTCTagactgttaactctctccatacgaacggcgaaagagacaacgttaacagcgtttcatcccaattaccatcatcaaaatattgcaagcggaaggctcttatactgaagaggtgaatgttgacaaagaataccacagttctgacgacagaagctaaaggttgggtcattgagacacccactgaacatccgaggggcctgtgtagaggagaagagagggctggccgtactgcgAGAGTTAAGCTTTCAGTCTGAGGGCCAGTGCAATCAGTCCAGAAAACATGACGACCATCATCATGAGA
Above is a window of Babylonia areolata isolate BAREFJ2019XMU chromosome 28, ASM4173473v1, whole genome shotgun sequence DNA encoding:
- the LOC143301889 gene encoding MICOS complex subunit Mic10-like; the protein is MAGNVRSEDVLGQKWDRCVSDTMIKFASGLGLGIVFSVVFFRRRPWPVAFGAGVGLGMGYANCQHDFQNPFLQHGQKVKVTDNNSS